DNA from Bacillus sp. Marseille-P3661:
AAGATAAAATTATATGCAGCTTTAGTGATAAGAAAAATTGAGTATCGTAGGAAAAACATGAGGTTAAGTGGTTAATCGACACAGATATTTACGTAAGATTACGTATGTGGCGAAATTATTGTCACACTACTATATAATAGGAATAGCGAAGTCATTAGCTATTTACAGAAGGTGAGTATAATGAAAGTTGTTCATTTACATGTGCATAGTGCTTACAGCTTATTAAACAGTACTGCTACTATTGATGATCTTGTGAGTGCTGCTGTAAAAAAGGATTTTAAGGCACTAGCTCTAACAGATGAAAATGTAATGTACGGGGCTGTTCCTTTTTATAAAGCTTGTAAAAAACAAAACATTAAACCTATCATTGGAATGGTTTTATCAATGCAGGCTATTTTAAGTCCTGTTAACGAAAAAAATTATCAATTAATTTTATTAGCAAAATCAAATGAAGGTTATCGGAATTTACTTAAACTTAGCACACTTGTTCAAACGCAATATCAAAGTGGTGTTCCTATACATGTTGTGCAGGAATTTACGAAAGGGACTATCGCAATTACACCATTAACGGCTGAACTTACGCAGTCAATGCTCCATCAGCAGTGGGATCAAGCGCTGCAATTAGTGAACCAGCTTGTAACCTTATTTAACGGAGATTTTTATGTTGGCGTTCCACCCATTCATTTGGATGAACATAAAATGATTGTTCAATTTTGTAAGAATAACTCTATCCCGATGGTCGTTAATAATCCAATACATTATCTTGAAAAAGATGATGCACTTATACATCAATGTTTACAGGCGATCAAATACGGCAAAAAGCTTTCTGAATTTACTCAGGAAGTACAACAAGAAAGTTTTATGAAGGAAGAAAACGAGCTTGTTAGACAGTTTCAAAGCAATCCAGAGGCCCTTGAAAATACAGTTAAAATAGCAAATCAATGTAATGTGGAAATTAAACTTGGAGACATGATTCTTCCTAAATTCCCATTACCGAATGGTGTGTCAGCCGTACAGTATTTAAAAAGTCTTTGTCTAAAAGGCCTTGAAAAAAGATATGCACCATCACCTTCAAAAATTGCGAGAGAAAGATTAGAATACGAGCTTTCAATAATTGAAAACATGCAGTTTAGTGACTATTTCTTGATTGTTTGGGATTTTATGAATTATGCCCATAAACATAGTATTATTACTGGACCTGGCAGGGGATCAGCGGCCGGTTCTTTAGTTGCCTATGTTTTGGGCATAACAAATGTAGATCCATTAGCTTACAACCTATTATTTGAAAGATTTTTAAATCCAGAGAGAATTACAATGCCTGATATAGATATTGATTTTCCTGATATACGTCGGGATGAACTTATTCAATATGTATCCAAAAAATATGGTAAGAATCATGTTGCTCAGATTGTTACATTTGGAACATTAGCAGCACGTGCTGCTATAAGGGATGTTGGGCGTGTTCTAGGAATGCCCTTGAGTGATATAGATCGATGGACAAAGTATATTCCTTCAAGGCCAGGTATTACATTAAATGAGGCCGTTAAAGAATCTATACCTTTAAGAAACGAACTACAGCAACGAAAAGATGCACAGAAATTATTTAATATTGCGAGAAAGATTGAAGGTCTACCAAGGCACACCTCCACACATGCAGCTGGAGTTGTTATCAGCGATGCTCCTCTTACTGATTTAGTACCATTACAGGAAGGGAATAATGGGGTATTACTAACCCAGTATTCGATGGAAATCCTAGAAGAAATTGGATTGTTAAAAATGGATTTCTTGGGACTGAGGAATTTAACATTGATAGAAAATATTCAAACTTTGATACGAAAAGAAATGAATATGGTTATAAACTTAAACGATATACCAATGAATGATGAAAAAACGTTTGAACTACTTGGTGCAGGTGATACCACCGGTGTATTTCAGCTTGAATCAACAGGAATGCGAAAAGTATTAAATAAATTACTACCTACGCAATTTGAAGATATTGTTGCGGTTAATGCATTATATCGCCCAGGACCTATGGAAAACATTCCGCTTTTTATCGATAGAAAGCACGGGAAGAGAAAAATCTCCTATCCACATTCAGATTTACAGGAAATTTTGGAGCCTACATATGGTGTTATCGTGTATCAAGAACAAATCATGAAGATTGCTTCTAAAATGGCTGGATTTTCATTGGGTGAAGCGGATCTCCTTAGAAGAGCGGTAAGTAAGAAAAAACGAGATGTATTAGAAAAGGAACGTAAACATTTTGTGAATGGTTGTTTGGAAAAAGGTTATGACGAAAAAGTGGCCGATCAAATATATGATTTGATTGTTCGTTTTGCGGATTACGGTTTTAATAGAAGTCATGCAGTTGCTTATAGTATTATTGCTTACTGGCTTGCTTATCTAAAGGCAAATTTTCCGCTTTATTTTATGTGTGCACTCCTTTCAAGTGTAGTTGGCAATGAAGACAAAATAGCACAGTACATTGGTGAATCAAGACAAAAATCTATTGATATTTTACCGCCATCCATAAATAAAAGTGGTATATTCTTTAATGTAGAGGAAGGGAAAATTAGATTTAGTTTAGTTCCGATCAAAAATGTTGGTATGACGGCTATTAAGGAAATTCTTTACCAACGTCGTCAAAAAAGATTTACAGATTTGTTTGACTTCTGTGCTCGTGTGTCGTTGAAAATTGTTAATAGACGTGTAATCGAGTCGCTTATTTTATCCGGTTGTTTTGATGAGTTCGGAAGGGATCGTGCTGAGTTATTGGCTAGTATCGATGCGGCGGTTAGTTATGCGGAACTAGTGAAAGAGGACGACGGAGGTTTCTTTTTGTCCGACGACATTGTACCGAAACCACAATATTTAAAAGTGGAGGCATTAACTACACAGGACAAGCTGCAATTTGAAAAGGAAGTTCTTGGTTTTTATTTATCCAACCACCCTATAGAACCATATAAACATTTACTAGTTAGAATGAATGCATCAACAATTGCTACTTTAAGCACGAAAGTTGGCTCTGTTGTTCAATTAGGAGCACTTATTGTAAATCAACGAACTATCAAAACTAAAAAAGGTGATCAAATGGCATTTTTAACACTTAGTGATGAGACCGGCGAGCTCGATGCTGTTGTATTTCCGTTAGTGTTTAGTAAGTTTTTGAGTTTCATTAAGAAGGGTGAAATCATCTTCATCGATGGAAAAGTAGAGGAACGAGACGGTCAAATTCAATTAATTGTTAATAATTTAACGGCCATCACCAAACTAAAAGCAAATATATTTGAAAAATTATATTTAAGAGTTGAGGAAACGCGTAATGATATGGGGAAATTACATCAAATTAAAGCAATATTAAAAAAATACCCAGGACCTACAGAGGTATATATTCATTATGCAGATAAACAAAAGACTGTACGGTTACCACAGGAATGGTCGGTAAAAATTTCAGAAGAATGTTTGAAAAAATTGAGATTGGTTTTAGGTATGAAAAATGTAGTAATTAAAAAGTAAGCTTTACAGCTATACCACTTTTGATATAATGAAGGAGGTTTAGTATTATTTTTTATACTATCATTACAGAATTTTTATAGTATAGTATAAAAAATAGGCCCTTAGGGTTCATAACTGAAGGGGCATCGTGATTTTACCGATTCGGGCAAATTGCGAACTTTTCCAATACTACTAATAAAAATTTTGGCCAATGAATGGTACAAAAAGGAGTGAACGGTGTGTCTGTTACACGGGAGGAAGCATTGCACATACATAGAACTAGCAAGGGGAAACTTGAAACCAAGTCTAAGGTTCCGGTTCGAAATTCGCACGACCTAAGTTTGGCGTATTCCCCTGGAGTAGCTGAGCCTTGTAAAGATATTTATGAAGATAAAAGTAAGGTATATGAATATACAGTAAAAGGCAATATGGTTGCTGTTGTTTCAGATGGTACTGCTGTACTTGGTTTAGGAAATATTGGTCCAGAAGCTGCGTTACCTGTTATGGAAGGAAAAGCAGTTTTGTTTAAGAGTTTTGCAGGTGTAGATGCTTTTCCAATTTGTCTGAATACAACGGATGTTGATAAAATTGTTGAAACTGTTAAATTATTAGAGCCAACTTTTGGGGGCGTAAATTTAGAAGATATTGCTGCTCCTAACTGCTTTATTATAGAAGATAGATTAAAAAAAGAGACTAATATCCCTGTTTTTCATGACGATCAACATGGAACTGCAATCGTAACTCTTGCAGGCCTTGTAAACGCTCTAAAACTAGTGAAAAAGTCAATGTCTGATATTAAGGTTGTTTTGAACGGAGCGGGAGCAGCAGGCATTGCAATTGTAAAGTTATTATATAGCTTTGGTGTTCGAAATGTTATTATGTGTGATACTAAAGGGGCAATTTATGAAGGACGCCCATATGGTATGAATGAAGTAAAAGAGCAAGTAGCTAAAATGACAAATCTTCAAAAAATCGAAGGCACACTCGCTGAAGTAATTGAAGGCGCTGATGTTTTTGTTGGTGTTTCAGTTAAAGACGCGCTTACACCTGAGATGGTTAAATCTATGAGCGAAGATCCGATTATTTTTGCAATGGCGAATCCTAATCCAGAAATTATGCCTGCAGATGCCAAGGAAGCTGGGGCGAAAGTAATCGGTACAGGTCGTTCTGATTTCCCTAATCAAGTAAATAACGTCCTCGCGTTCCCAGGAATTTTCCGTGGAGCATTAGATGTTCGTGCGACACATATTAATGAAGATATGAAGGTTGCAGCTGTTCATGCGATTGCCAATTTAATAAGTGAGGAAGAACTGTCTTCAGATTATGTTATACCAGCTCCGTTTGATCCTAGGGTAGCACCAGAAGTTGCTGCAGCTGTAGCAAAAGCAGCTATTGAAACCGGCGTGGCTCGTAAGAAAGTTGATCCTGAGGAAATTAAAGATAGAACGAAAAAACTCTCAATAATTGTAGAAAATTAAAAGAAACTTTCATAGAAATATCGACAAGCTTCTACAAAAAGAACTCTCGCAATGAGGTATTGTATAGTATTATACGAAAGGTGAAGGCTGTTAGGAGGTTTAATGTTGCTTAAAGAATTTTTTGTAAAAAAGAAAAAGTATGCCTCGATTCCTTCTGAACAAGCTAAACAGGATGTACCAGAAGGTATAATGACGAAATGTCCAGGTTGCAAAAGGATTATGTATACAAAAGAATTAAAGAAGAGTTTAATGGTTTGCCAAGCTTGTAATCATCACTTCCAAATGAACTCGCAAGAACGTATTGAGAGCTTAATTGACGAAGGAACATTTATCGAATTTGACCGTGAGATGATTTCTGAAAATCCATTAAATTTCCCTGATTATGTTGAAAAACTCGAAAAGGACCGCCAAAAAACGGGCTTAAATGAAGCGATTGTTACGGGGGAAGGTACAATTAATGGACTACCTGTAGTTGTTGCAGTCATGGACGCAAATTTCCGTATGGGAAGTATGGGATCTGTCGTTGGTGAAAAAATCACCCGTGCAATTGAAAGAGCTGATGACCGTCGAGTACCGTTTATTATTTTTACAGCATCAGGTGGCGCAAGAATGCAAGAGGGTGTATTAAGCCTTATGCAAATGGCTAAAACGAGTGCAGCCTTAAAAACATTTAGCATGAACGGCGGCCTTATTATCTCAGTAATGACACACCCAACAACGGGTGGGGTCTCCGCTAGCTTTGCCTCATTAGGAGACTATAATTTTGCGGAACCTGGAGCATTAATTGGTTTTGCTGGTAGAAGAATAATTGAACAAACTATTCGTGAGGATTTGCCAGAAGACTTTCAAACTGCTGAATTT
Protein-coding regions in this window:
- the dnaE gene encoding DNA polymerase III subunit alpha is translated as MKVVHLHVHSAYSLLNSTATIDDLVSAAVKKDFKALALTDENVMYGAVPFYKACKKQNIKPIIGMVLSMQAILSPVNEKNYQLILLAKSNEGYRNLLKLSTLVQTQYQSGVPIHVVQEFTKGTIAITPLTAELTQSMLHQQWDQALQLVNQLVTLFNGDFYVGVPPIHLDEHKMIVQFCKNNSIPMVVNNPIHYLEKDDALIHQCLQAIKYGKKLSEFTQEVQQESFMKEENELVRQFQSNPEALENTVKIANQCNVEIKLGDMILPKFPLPNGVSAVQYLKSLCLKGLEKRYAPSPSKIARERLEYELSIIENMQFSDYFLIVWDFMNYAHKHSIITGPGRGSAAGSLVAYVLGITNVDPLAYNLLFERFLNPERITMPDIDIDFPDIRRDELIQYVSKKYGKNHVAQIVTFGTLAARAAIRDVGRVLGMPLSDIDRWTKYIPSRPGITLNEAVKESIPLRNELQQRKDAQKLFNIARKIEGLPRHTSTHAAGVVISDAPLTDLVPLQEGNNGVLLTQYSMEILEEIGLLKMDFLGLRNLTLIENIQTLIRKEMNMVINLNDIPMNDEKTFELLGAGDTTGVFQLESTGMRKVLNKLLPTQFEDIVAVNALYRPGPMENIPLFIDRKHGKRKISYPHSDLQEILEPTYGVIVYQEQIMKIASKMAGFSLGEADLLRRAVSKKKRDVLEKERKHFVNGCLEKGYDEKVADQIYDLIVRFADYGFNRSHAVAYSIIAYWLAYLKANFPLYFMCALLSSVVGNEDKIAQYIGESRQKSIDILPPSINKSGIFFNVEEGKIRFSLVPIKNVGMTAIKEILYQRRQKRFTDLFDFCARVSLKIVNRRVIESLILSGCFDEFGRDRAELLASIDAAVSYAELVKEDDGGFFLSDDIVPKPQYLKVEALTTQDKLQFEKEVLGFYLSNHPIEPYKHLLVRMNASTIATLSTKVGSVVQLGALIVNQRTIKTKKGDQMAFLTLSDETGELDAVVFPLVFSKFLSFIKKGEIIFIDGKVEERDGQIQLIVNNLTAITKLKANIFEKLYLRVEETRNDMGKLHQIKAILKKYPGPTEVYIHYADKQKTVRLPQEWSVKISEECLKKLRLVLGMKNVVIKK
- a CDS encoding NAD(P)-dependent malic enzyme, producing MSVTREEALHIHRTSKGKLETKSKVPVRNSHDLSLAYSPGVAEPCKDIYEDKSKVYEYTVKGNMVAVVSDGTAVLGLGNIGPEAALPVMEGKAVLFKSFAGVDAFPICLNTTDVDKIVETVKLLEPTFGGVNLEDIAAPNCFIIEDRLKKETNIPVFHDDQHGTAIVTLAGLVNALKLVKKSMSDIKVVLNGAGAAGIAIVKLLYSFGVRNVIMCDTKGAIYEGRPYGMNEVKEQVAKMTNLQKIEGTLAEVIEGADVFVGVSVKDALTPEMVKSMSEDPIIFAMANPNPEIMPADAKEAGAKVIGTGRSDFPNQVNNVLAFPGIFRGALDVRATHINEDMKVAAVHAIANLISEEELSSDYVIPAPFDPRVAPEVAAAVAKAAIETGVARKKVDPEEIKDRTKKLSIIVEN
- the accD gene encoding acetyl-CoA carboxylase, carboxyltransferase subunit beta → MLKEFFVKKKKYASIPSEQAKQDVPEGIMTKCPGCKRIMYTKELKKSLMVCQACNHHFQMNSQERIESLIDEGTFIEFDREMISENPLNFPDYVEKLEKDRQKTGLNEAIVTGEGTINGLPVVVAVMDANFRMGSMGSVVGEKITRAIERADDRRVPFIIFTASGGARMQEGVLSLMQMAKTSAALKTFSMNGGLIISVMTHPTTGGVSASFASLGDYNFAEPGALIGFAGRRIIEQTIREDLPEDFQTAEFLLKHGQLDRVIHRLEMKETLSTILDIHQTGGRQ